The sequence ACAATAATTCGGAATGCGTCAGGAACACAATAAAGTAGGTTCGAAGCAATATGCAGATGCTATTTTACTTTGATAACAACCCCGAATGCACGATATGGGATGGTATGTGGACTGTGAGGACCATTGAACAGGAACTGGAGGCTTGTGACATAGAATCGCCTCCAAGAGAGCTGTTTCTATCCTATCTGCCTAAAGAAGGCAAGATTGTGGACGCCGGCTGTGGGCTGGGCAAATGGGTTAATTATCTTAAACAGCGGGGGTATGACATCGTAGGTATAGATAACAGCGAGCTTGCTGTTGCCAAACTTAAAAATTTCGATGAGTCCCTCCAGGTGGAATTGGGGGACATACTGGATATCCATTATCCCGATAGCTCTCTGGATGCGTACATATCTATGGGAGTAGTTGAGCATTTTGAAGACGGCCCGACCCCGGCCTTGAAGGAAGCTTATAGAGTCCTGAAACCAGGTGGGTTAATATTCGTCTCTGTACCAACTGTAAATGTCATCAGGAAGCTTGTCAGGCGGCCGCTTCGAAATGCAATCAACACGGTTCCCAGGTCACTTATGGTGAAACTCAGGTTGTGTTGGGGGGGGTTGAAGCGCCATTCGATTCGTGCCGCAATAAACGCTATTCTACCGGAGACAGTAAAGGGCCTATTGCTGGGGAAAAGAAGTAGAGGTAAAGTAAGTATAGGTAAATATTACCATTTTATAGAGTACAGGTATTCAAAGGCTGAGTTGGAAGACTTCCTGAAGCAGACCGGTTTCGAGGTAATCGAAACGATACCTCATGATTTCTATGATTCAAAAGATCATGCAATAGGATTGGTGGTGGATTTCCCGTTCCTGGGAGCCCGCAACGGGGTTAATTTCCAGCTTACTCCTCCCGGCAAACTGATATCAAGAATTTTAGATTGCATATCTCCCTGGATTGCCTGTAATAGCGTTATCTGCGTAGGTAGGTCACTGAAGGGCGAATAGAACCCCTAAGATAATGTTCTTTTTAATGAAATTGATCGTATTCTATTATCGTATCAATTCTACATCCAAGTTGTACTAGCTTATCCACTATGATTCTGGTCGTCTTTCTAGCCTCCTCTTTTAGTGCTGGATTCATGGCTCCGAGCCGCTCTTTGACCGTGTCGTAGTTTTACTCCAGGACTTCGAATCTGTTGGTAATCTCGCCTGCGCTTATATCTTCTACATTGATCGTGAAATCTGTGACGCCCACCTTTTGTGCGAATCCTTCAGCTTTGTGCTCGTAAGGTATGGATATAAATGGCGTATTTACTTTGGCAGCAAGTACAACCGGATAATATCTCATACTTATGAGGCAAAACAGCTTGGAAATTAATACCTGCTGCCCGTAGGAATCTACATTCGGGGGCAGGTCACTTGGGCTTCAGGAATTTTTAATCTGACTGGATAATATTTTTTAATTGTTCTACTGTTTTTTAAAAAAAGCGATACATTTGCCTGGAATTGCGATGTATAAAGGCCTCATAGTTATAATTCTCGGGGCTACCGCAACAATTCTCTCTTCCGATATCCCTAACTTGGATTTATTTTTTGATATTTTTTTTATGACTTCAGCATCTTCCATCGCCGTCCAATCTTCTATCACGTAATAACCACCGGGAGCAACATAATTCCATAAAACATTAAAGCAATTTTCAGTTTCCTTTTTTTTATGGAAACCATCATCAATTATAATATCGAATGCCCCATATTTTTCAGCAATATTCTTTAATCCATCGCTATCGTTCTGATTACATTTACACATTACAACTTTATTATGGAAAGAACCGTCGGGAAGATTTATGTCAATTCCAATAATCTTTGTTTCAGGATTCTTGAAAAAATGTGCCCAGTATCTAAGGGAGTCGCCCTTCCAAATTCCAATCTCTAAAAGAGTCAATTTATTATGCCTAATTTTTTCTATAATAGGCCAATAATCAAAAATTAACCTCTGCCTCACCTTATCGATATAGCAATACCTAATTAAATCATATATTTTATAAAACATTAATATATCCTTTTAAGAAAGCCTCCGGGGAAACCGGTATAGAGGAACTTCTCCCTCGTTCCATCTGGCACAAAATCTTGCCTATTGCGCAGAAATTCCTTCACAGCCCGGCTGGGGCCGGGACCCCGGGCTCCCGTATCTTCTACCACCAGGTAATTCCCGACGGAAACGAATTCGCTATATAGTTCCATTTCCCGCAAAACATGATCTTTACTATGGCCAGAATCCAGGGACACCATTGCGGTTTGGCTGCCGACGATTTGTCGAACCTGACTGATGACTCCATCGGAAACAGAACTCCCCACGATTGTCGTTATTCGAGGATGGGAAAGGGTGCGGGAGGCAAGATCATCAACATCGATGGTGACAACCTTCCCTTCCCCAATTAGATCACAAATAGAAGCAAAAAACAGAGCACTGCCTCCAGAATATGACCCCGTTTCGATGATAAACTGAGGCCTGGTTTCCCAGATTATTTCCTGATACACCCAGAAATCGAGGGGGATTTTCATGGCCGGTACTCCCAACCAATAGGTGCGTCCCCATACGTGGGAATAACCATAGAGTTTCCTAAACCTTCGGATGAAGAAGCCCGGGGCAACTACAGAGATGTATTTGTCAGGGAATTCCAATGCGATTTCCCACCACTTGCTCCCGGCACATATATTAGCCCCCTGGTAAGACGATCCATGAATCGCATTCTTATCTTCTCCTGTTCCAAATGGCGATCTCAAGCATTATATCAAAACCTTTTAGGCAAGGAAATACTACGTGGAATATCTAGCTGGTCGAGGAAGAGCACACAACACGTCTTACGCTTGCTAACCCCCTAAATCGCCAGACTCTCATTGAGGTCTGTCTATAGCTGGGAATAGATGTTAAGCATCGCCACATTGGCTGATATATTAAATCTCCATATCATGAAGGAAGCTCGGTTAGCTTTTGGAAGGGCGTCATGGTGGTTTTCTTAATCGCCTATAAGGCTTCCAATCCCATAGGCTTACCAAAGATGGTTCTGATAATTCCAATTGGTTTATGACGCGTATACGTTATTTGTTCTCATCCTCAGGATAATAGGCCCAATACCCTGACATAGTCTTTCGGGTATATGCTACAGCCATTGGTTTTTGCAACGGGTGGTTTATGAGCGACGACCAGCCTGACCAGGGACCGATATAGTGTTGACCTAAAGGTAACCCTGTGCCAGCCCCAATGAGACCAGGAGGAGTCCTATTGAAGTATTTGCGCCACCACTTCTCAGAAAAGAATAGAGCGACATAGTCTGTAAATAAGGATTCGTCTGTGAACATATAACCCTGATCGACCAGGTTTGGCCAGATGTATATAACACAAGTATGTAAACTTGCTTCCCAGTCCACGTCAATAAAAGCCAACAATATTGGCGAATCCAATTGTGGAAGGGTGTCTTTGAACCATCCTTTGACGAACTCACAGCATTCTATTGCGCCATATCGCTGAATATTTGACTTGACTTCATCAAGTGTTCCTAGATAGGTGCCTCTGGCAGATGGCTTTGCTTGTCGATCACCAGGTTCAGCCTCAGGCAGCCCCTCAAAAGAATCGTACACCTTCAATTTACGATTAACTATTTTGCAAACGAGTGATAAATTCGCAGAAGCACCACCTTTCCACGTTCCACACTCGATGACATCACCCGGTACATCCGGCGGAGTCTCCAGTATCTTCAAAGCCATAGCTAGATGCGCTTTGTACGACGTACCAGTTGAAATGCGGCGGGTGTTAAGGTACATTTTAAAACCTAATTTGAACTTCCTGAGTTCTGACATCCTGTACGTATTATGAATATCTGTGGAGTACAAGATGAGGTAGATATCGACGGGTACCAAGAGCAAATAGTAGCCCTTCAGCATCAGCGCCCAAAGCACCAGGTATACCTTTCTGATGGGCGCTTTGAGCACGGGGTAGACCTTCATATTTGAGCCTCCATGTGTTTTTCCAGTGGCAGTTAACAGCTATTTTACGGAAGGGCTGTTTTATCAATAAGGACAGCGCGGCGGCTCGATAATAGCTTATCGTATTTGAAACATTCTAGAAATATCGTTGCCAAGAATTACATCCAAGTTCTCACTAACCTGTAATTTTTCCCTTATCTAATTAATCTTCCATCCAAGTTGTACTAGCTTATCCACTATGATTCTTGTTGTCTTTCTGGACTCCTCTTTCAGTAGTGGATTTATGGCGATGAGCCGCTCTTTGACCGTGTCGTAGTTTTGTTCCAAGACTTCGAATCTGTTGATAATCTCGCCTGCGCTTATATCTTCTACATTAAGCATAAAATCCGTAAAGCCCACCTTTCGGGCGAATCCCTCAGCTTTGTGCTCGTAATATATGGATATAAATGGCGTGTTTCCTTTGACAGCAAATACAACCGGATGATATCGCATACTTATGAGACAAAACAGCTTAGAAATTAATACCTGTTGCCCGTAGGAATCTACATTCGGGGGGCAGATATATACCTGCCCTTTGCTTTTCTCGCGGATTCTCTCAAGTAATCTAATGTCCATACCCTGGATCACCGGGTGTTTCCCAAACATCTGTGGTATGAGCAATATGGAATATCCTTTCTCAAGCAGATAATTAACAATCTCCGAGCAACAGGCCATTATGTTCTCCGCCAGACCTTCAGAGTGTCTATACCTGGGATGCCATTTTAGATTCGTTACCACCATACCAACCGTTTTCTTTCCTTCAAGCAGCTCTAACGTATCTTTGAGATTATCATATCTTTGTATATAGTCTTCGGATACGTCGTTTTGGAGAGCAGAGTCCAGGGTTACCCATGCTTCCAACCCCAATTGATCCCTTAAATAGCCATAAGAGATTTCATCCCTGAGTATTGTGGCGTCTGCTCTCCTGAGCACAAATTTTCTGGCCCGGTTCCTGAGTCTCCCTGAAAACGGACCCATTGAAGGGGCATAGAAGAACAGCGGCTTCTTCTTGAACACCTTTGCTACCAGCAATCGATACAGATAGCCAAGGTCGCCCATCGCATTCAAATCGCCGATGGTTGGACCGCCCGGGGCATGAATCACCACATCTGCTTCATTCACCGCCCGGATAAATCTTCTGCCCCGCCTGGTAAGCGAAAACTTCCCGAATGTTAACATATTGAATACGGCGTCCAGACGCTCCACTAGACGGGCCAACCCTAACCAAGTTGGATAAAGCTCAAGCATTTCAATATCACCGTAAGGGAACTGCTCAGACAAGCCCACGATCATGATCCACATCTTCTCGACGGGAAGCTCTGCTCTCAAAGAATCGATCATCGCCCTTATGGCGGCTTCGTCGCCCCGATTACTCCAGTGAGCGTGCAAGATTAGAATTTTCAATGCATTTCACCTTGATTTGTCGAAGTACTTATTTATGACCCTGGAGTAGTATTTATAGAAAGAGTTGGTATACATACGCAAAACCTTGAGCGGGATATATCTCAATAGGAACCTGCCTGCCCTGGAGGAGCCGATACGGCTGTTTATAAGTGTTGAAGATGCTATCAGTCTATTGGAGAAGCAGGCCCCTGTCCTTGAAGACGTATCAACTCGGTTCTCAGAGACATGCGATGGCCCCTTACGCCAGTTGATATTCACCTTCTTGAAATGCAAGAATACCCGCTGTGATCTGATGACATCCTTGGCATCCACGGCCTCTAATCCGATTGCCCCCTTTGAGCCTGCAGCATGCAGTAGGGCTTCACCCCGCTCCGACCTGGATATTACAACCGATTTACCTTCACGTTCCACTTTAACTATCGCCGGCAGCCAGGGGTCGCCGAAGGAGATATCAGCCAATTCATTGGTCACGTCACCGCATGACAGGCAGCAGGATGGGGTAAAGAAAGAACTGCTGAAAATACTGTTCCATAACGGACCCAGGTTAGGTATGAACCTCTCGCTTCCATTTTTCAACCTGATCCCCAGTCTTCCGGGCCACCCACCTCCGCGGTAGGATATTTCTGCCAACTCTTCACTTCTGATGCCGAGCTTCCTCAGCAGGTATTCGGTGCCATCGAAACTGACCGTATGGGAACAGAAGATGCCGAAATGGAGGTCTATTCTTTCCCTCAGTGTTTCGTCGCCAGCTTCGGCCTTTCTAATACCATTAATGTGGCAGGGAAGCCCTACAACCGCATATTTCCCATCTCTTTCGAGAATTTCCCTGAGAGCAATGTTTGCCGGCACAGGACAGTACTTGGAGCCCATGGACAGAAGGATATCCTCTCTTGTTCTGGCTATGAAGGGCTCAGGCTCTAGAGGGCTGTATTTATTCATCCTCGTCACCAGTGCGCCATCGATGAGGCCCTGCTCGAGGGCAAAGATCAGCAGCGATGTCACCAGTCCACCCGATGCTGAGTTGTATCTAATCTCGGAATCAGTGGCGTGGGCGAGGTAACAGCCTATGTAGTTACCCAGCAGGCTGTCTTCCGGCTCTTTGCCGAATACCTCCAGGTTCAGCCCGGCCATGTCAACGTAATAGCCAGGGCAGGCCTCAAGGCATATCCCACATTCATCGCATTTCTCATTATCTAGCTGTGGAAGGTAGGTCCCCTTGGACTCGTCTCTTACCATCTCTGGCGCCGAGCTGGGGCAGATGGCCACGCAGGTTCCGCATCCGGTACAGAGACCATTTCTCACAACCCGTTCTATTGTTTGACGGATTTCAGATTTCATATGGTTTCGGCAGCAAATCACGCTTATGGGCAATTGCTCAGCATTAGACCATAAAATTGCCTTACTCGAACTCCCATTCTCTATCGGCATCTATATCGTAGGCCCCCTTATTTCCCCTTTATTCACTATTTGTTCTTTCACCCGGCAGTGGTCGAGGAGGTAAATTAGCTCTGCAACATTGAAAACGTCACCAAAGCTACAAGTATACTGGAATTATATCACAGACACAGACAACCATTATAACTTAGTATCACGACCATGTATCTGCGAGCGCCCATAAGAAATCACCGCTTTTCATGTCATTCCGAACTTGTTTCGGAATCTCAAGATTAAAACAATGGAACAATTTGCAGGGGGATGAAGTACGCCCCGGTGGTGAGACGCTGAGATTGCCACCCCCGAGGCCGACAGGTCGGCCGACCCTTCGGCCTAAATCAGGGTCGCAATGACAAGGGGCGAGTTATGAAAATGGTGCATGTTTGAACCGGCTTTGTCTGTCAGTACTATGGAAGCAGGGCAACGGAGACCGATGGGCCTGGATTCCCGCCTGCGCGGGAATGACAGGGGTTGCGCGGGAATTACAGGGGTGTAGAGTCTGTCCATACATATCAGGGCGCTATTTTCATGGCAATGACGGTTGTGTTGCGCGCCGCAGGCAGTCCCTAGATTTTCCCGTCATTGCGAGGCACGAAGTGCCGTGGCAATCCCCAGATATGTATGCTTTATGCAATGAGGAGATTGCCACGCTGCGCTCGCAATGACTAGGGGTGATTTACCTCGTTTGTGCCAGGGATGAATCGCCAATTTAAATTAGCAGGCCCCGGGGCGGGCAAAGGCTTCCTTAGTCGGACAAAAAGGTATATATCCAGGATTGGGAGAGCAAGTGTATGTGTAGGGCTCTTGTTGATTCTTGATAGCACTTAATGGTAGTAAGAATAAGATTAAGTAAGTTGACATTAGTCATCTTATATGATATCTGTATAAGGGGGATTCCGTCGCCCGGACTAACTGCTCGACATTCAGGACAGAAGGAAAATCATCGTTTATGAGGAAGATATCATAGAGAAGCTGGCTAAGACGATGCTGGGAAAAAGAGGCTACTACATATCAAGAGTAGCGGTTGTACTTTTTGTACCAATATTGTTTTTCGTAGCAATTATAGGATTGGGTCAACCGGCTTCTACCAGCGCGGGCGGCGTGCAGACCCAACTATGCTTCATCCTAGATGGGTCGGGCAGTATCTCCGA is a genomic window of Dehalococcoidia bacterium containing:
- a CDS encoding class I SAM-dependent methyltransferase; amino-acid sequence: MRTIEQELEACDIESPPRELFLSYLPKEGKIVDAGCGLGKWVNYLKQRGYDIVGIDNSELAVAKLKNFDESLQVELGDILDIHYPDSSLDAYISMGVVEHFEDGPTPALKEAYRVLKPGGLIFVSVPTVNVIRKLVRRPLRNAINTVPRSLMVKLRLCWGGLKRHSIRAAINAILPETVKGLLLGKRSRGKVSIGKYYHFIEYRYSKAELEDFLKQTGFEVIETIPHDFYDSKDHAIGLVVDFPFLGARNGVNFQLTPPGKLISRILDCISPWIACNSVICVGRSLKGE
- a CDS encoding class I SAM-dependent methyltransferase, which encodes MFYKIYDLIRYCYIDKVRQRLIFDYWPIIEKIRHNKLTLLEIGIWKGDSLRYWAHFFKNPETKIIGIDINLPDGSFHNKVVMCKCNQNDSDGLKNIAEKYGAFDIIIDDGFHKKKETENCFNVLWNYVAPGGYYVIEDWTAMEDAEVIKKISKNKSKLGISEERIVAVAPRIITMRPLYIAIPGKCIAFFKKQ
- a CDS encoding CmcI family methyltransferase; the encoded protein is MEFPDKYISVVAPGFFIRRFRKLYGYSHVWGRTYWLGVPAMKIPLDFWVYQEIIWETRPQFIIETGSYSGGSALFFASICDLIGEGKVVTIDVDDLASRTLSHPRITTIVGSSVSDGVISQVRQIVGSQTAMVSLDSGHSKDHVLREMELYSEFVSVGNYLVVEDTGARGPGPSRAVKEFLRNRQDFVPDGTREKFLYTGFPGGFLKRIY
- a CDS encoding Coenzyme F420 hydrogenase/dehydrogenase, beta subunit C-terminal domain; its protein translation is MKSEIRQTIERVVRNGLCTGCGTCVAICPSSAPEMVRDESKGTYLPQLDNEKCDECGICLEACPGYYVDMAGLNLEVFGKEPEDSLLGNYIGCYLAHATDSEIRYNSASGGLVTSLLIFALEQGLIDGALVTRMNKYSPLEPEPFIARTREDILLSMGSKYCPVPANIALREILERDGKYAVVGLPCHINGIRKAEAGDETLRERIDLHFGIFCSHTVSFDGTEYLLRKLGIRSEELAEISYRGGGWPGRLGIRLKNGSERFIPNLGPLWNSIFSSSFFTPSCCLSCGDVTNELADISFGDPWLPAIVKVEREGKSVVISRSERGEALLHAAGSKGAIGLEAVDAKDVIRSQRVFLHFKKVNINWRKGPSHVSENRVDTSSRTGACFSNRLIASSTLINSRIGSSRAGRFLLRYIPLKVLRMYTNSFYKYYSRVINKYFDKSR
- a CDS encoding polysaccharide pyruvyl transferase family protein, with product MKILILHAHWSNRGDEAAIRAMIDSLRAELPVEKMWIMIVGLSEQFPYGDIEMLELYPTWLGLARLVERLDAVFNMLTFGKFSLTRRGRRFIRAVNEADVVIHAPGGPTIGDLNAMGDLGYLYRLLVAKVFKKKPLFFYAPSMGPFSGRLRNRARKFVLRRADATILRDEISYGYLRDQLGLEAWVTLDSALQNDVSEDYIQRYDNLKDTLELLEGKKTVGMVVTNLKWHPRYRHSEGLAENIMACCSEIVNYLLEKGYSILLIPQMFGKHPVIQGMDIRLLERIREKSKGQVYICPPNVDSYGQQVLISKLFCLISMRYHPVVFAVKGNTPFISIYYEHKAEGFARKVGFTDFMLNVEDISAGEIINRFEVLEQNYDTVKERLIAINPLLKEESRKTTRIIVDKLVQLGWKIN
- a CDS encoding TylF/MycF/NovP-related O-methyltransferase, with the translated sequence MKVYPVLKAPIRKVYLVLWALMLKGYYLLLVPVDIYLILYSTDIHNTYRMSELRKFKLGFKMYLNTRRISTGTSYKAHLAMALKILETPPDVPGDVIECGTWKGGASANLSLVCKIVNRKLKVYDSFEGLPEAEPGDRQAKPSARGTYLGTLDEVKSNIQRYGAIECCEFVKGWFKDTLPQLDSPILLAFIDVDWEASLHTCVIYIWPNLVDQGYMFTDESLFTDYVALFFSEKWWRKYFNRTPPGLIGAGTGLPLGQHYIGPWSGWSSLINHPLQKPMAVAYTRKTMSGYWAYYPEDENK